The Triticum aestivum cultivar Chinese Spring chromosome 7B, IWGSC CS RefSeq v2.1, whole genome shotgun sequence genome window below encodes:
- the LOC123156600 gene encoding TRAF3-interacting protein 1: MSRCFPFPPPGYEAKPRSEHKDLLKKENHKAKKHKKEKTDGGKRERKEKDRGYRKDKHKKKHKREKHKDRREKKERDKDKRQNLELGTQKKDDLDNRRPKQIVHNEAVKYSKHKEELATQITGQEGHANRTRSNTGKLLPRSIESFGVVGSKEKERTSISRVNGKSGQIAQHNHASEKGKNKTRILSGTSLQLGSAEKRSTRIHGSSGVGLQQDSSKGIFVTTTASQQKCRITPSANAAQRTEQVDQHPDGSSHSAYGKGDSVSTKWMAENKKGNADNFHFGMDKQSARGKSGGDQGIAKIKEAKANHQKSVKDGDKRHGVNQKVVKDRDRDCNVKKRKAKDGNEGKTREKRSAIDEQKHRELDGDGASKNYIHDLMDLAHLNGNKFTSDDVKKRKGLNANSSLHDHHSMPMAKMPRTSPANHLCVNGEMLKHSQRTAPTLLVGTNPCEAGILEDSKECIKNGMTGLLYLEEHNSAVCPSSYGSSEVSLKPAHPDTKYLSQLYSVPAADDRSEYIDQDWLFPGDRVHQKTTMLEAAEAPQVWAEAQLIDSAGVVALPYVVPL; this comes from the exons ATGTCTCGGTGCTTCCCATTCCCGCCTCCCGGGTATGAGGCAAAGCCCAGGAGTGAGCATAAGGATCTGCTAAAGAAG GAAAATCACAAGGCAAAGAAGCACAAAAAGGAAAAGACGGATGGGggcaaaagagaaagaaaagaaaaggatcgTGGTTATAGGAAAGATAAGCACAAGAAGAAACACAAAAGAGAGAAGCACAAAGATAGGAGAGAGAAGAAAGAAAGAGATAAAGACAAAAGACAAAATTTGGAACTGGGAACCCAGAAGAAGGATGATCTTGACAATAGAAGACCCAAACAAATAGTGCATAATGAAGCAGTCAAATATAGCAAACATAAAGAAGAGTTGGCTACCCAAATCACAGGCCAAGAAGGTCATGCAAACCGCACCAGGAGTAATACTGGCAAGTTGCTTCCTCGAAGCATCGAGTCCTTTGGTGTTGTAGGTTCTAAAGAGAAGGAAAGAACTTCTATCAGTAGAGTGAATGGGAAATCCGGGCAAATTGCTCAGCACAATCATGCCAGTGAAAAGGGAAAGAATAAAACTAGAATCTTGAGTGGTACGAGCCTTCAACTTGGGTCAGCTGAAAAACGTTCTACCAGAATACATGGTAGTAGTGGAGTGGGCCTGCAACAGGATAGCTCTAAAGGTATATTTGTTACTACCACAGCCTCTCAACAGAAGTGCAGAATTACACCAAGTGCAAATGCTGCGCAGAGAACTGAACAAGTGGACCAACATCCAGATGGTTCTTCTCATTCTGCATATGGAAAAGGTGACAGCGTGAGCACCAAGTGGATGGCAGAGAATAAAAAAGGGAATGCTGACAATTTTCATTTCGGGATGGATAAGCAATCGGCAAGAGGCAAAAGTGGAGGAGATCAAGGGATTGCAAAGATTAAGGAGGCAAAAGCTAATCATCAGAAGAGTGTTAAAGATGGAGATAAAAGGCATGGTGTAAATCAGAAGGTTGTTAAAGACAGAGATAGAGATTGCAATGTAAAGAAAAGAAAGGCTAAAGATGGTAATGAAGGCAAAACCAGGGAGAAAAGAAGTGCTATAGATGAGCAGAAACACAGAGAGCTTGATGGAGATGGGGCAAGCAAGAACTATATTCATGATCTAATGGACTTGGCTCATCTTAATGGGAACAAGTTCACTTCTGATGATGTCAAGAAAAGGAAAGGCTTAAACGCTAACAGTTCTCTacatg ATCATCATAGTATGCCAATGGCTAAGATGCCaaggacgtctcctgccaatcatCTTTGTGTGAATGGGGAAATGTTGAAGCATTCTCAGCGAACTGCACCTACATTACTAGTGGGCACAAACCCTTGTGAGGCAGGCATACTTGAAGATAGCAAGGAATGCATCAAAAATGGCATGACCGGCCTCCTCTACCTAGAGGAACACAATTCTGCAGTCTGTCCATCCAGCTATGGCAGCAGTGAAGTCTCTCTGAAACCAGCTCACCCTGATACCAAGTATCTGAGCCAGCTGTACTCCGTACCAGCGGCCGATGACCGCTCAGAGTATATTGATCAAGACTGGCTGTTTCCGGGAGACCGTGTTCaccagaaaacaacgatgcttgagGCCGCAGAAGCACCCCAGGTCTGGGCTGAAGCACAGCTGATCGATTCTGCTGGTGTAGTTGCTCTGCCTTATGTTGTTCCTTTGTAA